From the Mesotoga prima MesG1.Ag.4.2 genome, the window ATCTGACCCACCGGTCCATAGCGGGGTAAGGGTCTTAACTCTGAATGTGATCGGTCCACTCTCCATTTTTCCCACACCTCTTTTCTATGCAGCCCCAAAGTCAGCCGCTGATTCTTGCGTATTCCAAGTGTTTCGATGGCTAAGTAATCTTCTGACTTAAGTTTTAGGTACGCGCTGGATTTTTAATCAAACTCATCCTTATAAACAAACACCCTTCCCTCAGTCTCAGCTATCCCCCACGTTGATTTTTATCATTCCAAATCCCTGTGCATTCTTTGAACCTAGTCCCCAATCATAGGCTGTCGATATAAGCACCGGATCTGCGTTAAGCTCAAAGCGGAAGTCCCAGGCAATTTGAGTGAAATCCTTGTACTTGACAATTCGTTGAGCAGGTCTTGAGACAAGTTTGAAGGAGAAAGATTCTCTTGCTCTGCCGGAATTACCCAATGCACTTGCCTTTCTGTTGAGGTTTTCCTGAATCTGAATTGCGAAATCTTTCTCTGCTGGATTGTAGAAATATGTTTTCTTTCTCCCGTCTGCTGTCATGAGAGTCGAGTAACCCTTAGTAAGCGATATTGTTCTCGCTTATTCGTCATTCTGTTTGGCGACAAATGGATCAAGATGATTTTTCGAGGAACGCAGTACGGAGCCTTACTTATCGCAAGCAACTGCAAAACCATTACCTCATTTCATCTTTGTACAACACCATTTGACAATTAATGTGAAAGCGACAACGTAATACCCCATTCAAGCTATCCATAATTGTTCCGGCAAAGACTTCACAAGGCATAATTTATATTCATTATATCTCTTGTAACAAATAAATCAAAATCCAAGCATATATTGTTTTTTTGAAACGATCAAACCAGTTTATTGATGAATGGATTCGGCTTTCTAGGAACCTGTGAAGCCCTATCAAGGCTTGCAGCCATCCAGCCATGTTCTGGAGTTTCAATTCCTCATAGGTAGTCTGGAAGCTTCATTTTATATTTGACTGATGGTAGTGTAAGCACGTTTCAATTCCTCATAGGTAGTCTGGAAGCTTAGCTGGGCAACACTTAGAACTATAGATGATTTGTTTCAATTCCTCATAGGTAGTCTGGAAGCCTATCTTGAGTCTTAAAAGCGATGAACAAAGAAGCAGTTTCAATTCCTCATAGGTAGTCTGGAAGCTTGGATCAGAATGTACATTGTTCTCAGTGTCACTCGTGGGTTCAATTCCTCATAGGTAGTCTGGAAGCTATGGCGCAGAAATCTTTCTCATGTACTTCGTTGAGTTTCAATTCCTCATAGGTAGTCTGGAAGCCTTAAAGTCACGATCGAAGGAGCAGATGAGCTCAGTTTCAATTCCTCATAGGTAGTCTGGAAGCGCACGTTCATTGCAAAGCTCTGCTGCTGCATGGCAGTTTCAATTCCTCATAGGTAGTCTGGAAGCTGAAACAGAAGAACATCAAGGGCGTGAAGTATGGTTTCAATTCCTCATAGGTAGTCTGGAAGCTTATCACGTGCGATTATATGATTGTTGCATATAACGAAGTTTCAATTCCTCATAGGTAGTCTGGAAGCGCTATCAACGTTGAAAATTACAATTATAGTATGTAGTTTCAATTCCTCATAGGTAGTCTGGAAGCTGTAGTACCATCCGAAACATTATCAACGGTAGTGCCGAGTTTCAATTCCTCATAGGTAGTCTGGAAGCTGGGAGAAACTAAATTCAGAATCTATTGTCCAGAAGCGATGTTTCAATTCCTCATAGGTAGTCTGGAAGCAAGTAGTCGGTGGAGTAAGAGATCTTGTCACGTTCCCAGTTTCAATTCCTCATAGGTAGTCTGGAAGCGGGAAGTAATCCGGGGAATAATCTGGGGAACATTAAGTTTCAATTCCTCATAGGTAGTCTGGAAGCGCGGCGTATTACGAAGGCCGTCAACAGCTACTAAAGTTTCAATTCCTCATAGGTAGTCTGGAAGCTGGAAGCAGCTTGAAATCTCTAAGATTCCTGCGTTTCAATTCCTCATAGGTAGTCTGGAAGCAGGAATTTTGGAGATCTGGAATTGGTTCCAAAGGAGAAGTTTCAATTCCTCATAGGTAGTCTGGAAGCGAAATCTTAGTAACATCAGGACCAGAGGAAATTGGTTTCAATTCCTCATAGGTAGTCTGGAAGCGATAGAAGGAGACGACGGACCAGTAGTATCAAGCGTGTTTCAATTCCTCATAGGTAGTCTGGAAGCCCGAAGACATACGAGACACATTGCTCGACTGGATGAGACGTTTCAATTCCTCATAGGTAGTCTGGAAGCTGGCTAAATGTGAGAACTGCCAACGATATTTCTTCAGTTTCAATTCCTCATAGGTAGTCTGGAAGCAGATCTCGCTTCGCAAATTGATCGAGTTCGTTTAGAGTTTCAATTCCTCATAGGTAGTCTGGAAGCCTCCGCCATTACCTTCGATGCACCGTCAGCCCCCTCGTTTCAATTCCTCATAGGTAGTCTGGAAGCACTTTCTTGACTTTCACTTACTGAAAGTTGTACAAGTTTCAATTCCTCATAGGTAGTCTGGAAGCTGTCCAGAGCCAAAAGGTTGTGGAGAGATTGAACTGTTTCAATTCCTCATAGGTAGTCTGGAAGCCTTTGACATAGACTGTTGTGCCAGACTTTGTTTCAATAGGTTTCAATTCCTCATAGGTAGTCTGGAAGCACGCAATGTGTGACACATTCAATCTTGGTTTTGACGAGTTTCAATTCCTCATAGGTAGTCTGGAAGCCCTTCTTCGATTCATCCTTCATCATTTCTTTCAGATGTTTCAATTCCTCATAGGTAGTCTGGAAGCTGAAACAGGCCGGAATGGTTAATCTTCTCTATCTCATGTTTCAATTCCTCATAGGTAGTCTGGAAGCTCGAATACGACACAGAATGGACAAGGCATGATTACGAGTTTCAATTCCTCATAGGTAGTCTGGAAGCAAGAGTTTCGGCAGTTCTAACAGCACCAGCAAATACAGGTTTCAATTCCTCATAGGTAGTCTGGAAGCGTTGAGAATCGTGGGAAGAATCTATGGAAACAAGAGTTTCAATTCCTCATAGGTAGTCTGGAAGCAGTAGAAGAGAACCTTTCCCCTGTCTCCTGCAAGAGTTTCAATTCCTCATAGGTAGTCTGGAAGCGTGGGGGCCTCCCTCTCCAGGGAGTTGTTCAGTTTCAGTTTCAATTCCTCATAGGTAGTCTGGAAGCGAGATTCTTTCGGCACTGAAACCCCACCTGGGCTCAGAAGTTTCAATTCCTCATAGGTAGTCTGGAAGCGAGGGTGGAGGAAACATGGCAGGCTGGCATCAGCCTAGTTTCAATTCCTCATAGGTAGTCTGGAAGCTACGCTAAAGAGCACGGAATAGAGGTGGTAGTATGAGTTTCAATTCCTCATAGGTAGTCTGGAAGCATCTCCCTTTGAGCACCTGGTGTTTACCTTTCACAGTTTCAATTCCTCATAGGTAGTCTGGAAGCTCTTCGGTTATCTCTCCGAACTCCACACCCCAGTGTTTCAATTCCTCATAGGTAGTCTGGAAGCCTGATGTTACTACTACCCATATCACCAATGTTACACAGTTTCAATTCCTCATAGGTAGTCTGGAAGCCTAACTTCAAAAAGTGCCTCGCATCGCACGAGGCGTTTCAATTCCTCATAGGTAGTCTGGAAGCGAAGTCAATCCGGAGTTAAACCAGTCAACCTCATCAGTTTCAATTCCTCATAGGTAGTCTGGAAGCGAGAGATATATGACTTGTTGAAAGGAGAGATAGACGTTTCAATTCCTCATAGGTAGTCTGGAAGCAATATCTTCAAGGATTACCTGAGTTATCTCTGGTCCTTGGGTTTCAATTCCTCATAGGTAGTCTGGAAGCATAAAAGGTCATTGACATACGAATAGCGGCAACAGAAGTTTCAATTCCTCATAGGTAGTCTGGAAGCTGTGTTGCTTCAAAAAAACACAGCAAAACAAATAGGTTTCAATTCCTCATAGGTAGTCTGGAAGCTACTATACCAGGATAGACTAACCCATACTATCACACGTTTCAATTCCTCATAGGTAGTCTGGAAGCTTGGGTAGCTGTAGCTTGTGGGGGTTACCATTCTCTAGCAAGTTTCAATTCCTCATAGGTAGTCTGGAAGCAGAGACGGGCCTCCTCCAGGGCCGCTTCTACTGTAAGGTTTCAATTCCTCATAGGTAGTCTGGAAGCGCCCTCTCCAAAACCCCAAGGTTGGTTCGTATATAAGTTTCAATTCCTCATAGGTAGTCTGGAAGCTAAAGATGATGCCGAGAAAGAAAACATTGGTAAAGGAGGCTGTTTCAATTCCTCATAGGTAGTCTGGAAGCTCGCAGTTATGGAAGCGCCCTTTGAAATGCTGCACGAGTTTCAATTCCTCATAGGTAGTCTGGAAGCGAGCAAGAACTGTTCAAGCGAA encodes:
- the cas6 gene encoding CRISPR-associated endoribonuclease Cas6; amino-acid sequence: MTADGRKKTYFYNPAEKDFAIQIQENLNRKASALGNSGRARESFSFKLVSRPAQRIVKYKDFTQIAWDFRFELNADPVLISTAYDWGLGSKNAQGFGMIKINVGDS